One stretch of Bombus vancouverensis nearcticus chromosome 16, iyBomVanc1_principal, whole genome shotgun sequence DNA includes these proteins:
- the LOC117154494 gene encoding uncharacterized protein LOC117154494 isoform X4 has translation MKRRQRRPVLELNQSQSGFHGEHLQNKHKHINSDYPGQNIPTNPLANLLCHYNSDSDTEDSKKDCKLDDQVNNFFKEIQLIAPKQPVSNESSNAALTTNSNTRLAHYTNQQALMWRECLDESSGYPYYWHIETNEVTWEMPDELRYLKNNIKTSSVIKPLSMQESHWVDFSSVTYQQSHENIPEGMIPREVVARNRNRYICNETLQKPESQTDPDTANTSDTMDNDSDDGKIEMITSYGSDESDSDTVDENRSKYDMKESSVKNTSTTPKLRCPEKLSASTPIIQPQLLTISQNTNQMYENKGTVEESMVESVDSKPSDDAEVKYLINQIKQDAVQKIDYTDKINNDSRLMKESVIKKSSNKHSVDSDVDFRISLVPGYDEDSDVEEESEDKQERKALFPIPQPKETIDSMLLGKIDGDQIAESNDNEEINGERKNVQEDNEDILERLECRDDSNTKTEEDTQKGNKFVDNVHGRNKFFQRKKRIAFDVPSTKIKTNNDNETSKLEVETQREEINSCDEHLIEPQVDQQEEPNTANENVEENVSTCKDESNSTEGETSTSETNGESKEDEGEVNLLSQIILEKLKFLSEGKPGVSPVQLMSIQLQTLFVAWEAGCLEKNYLRRWLSDTSHELERLEQDAAPPGWLCQWDRSHKRYYYQNTATGITQWTYPDTGIAGGAEEMEICSTPPPAEQEDIIIPAEEEGLRSKSKKSEGGETTEDMTMPRNSDIEAPPPPQISNPSPPPPPRIYAEDLKRDKRKQDKCNDKLDNKRPRLGEEGAAVAEITQLENSVAPSSTLLSPQPANLANVTNAEPLPPGVDLTEAPYEIPATALKRIIYGAVQSQGAALYDAAARDPTVPILSHPATIVQEHYLQYPAYHQHLHAPAALVLPHKHNVQPAIQLIPDYTPIYTNHKVIEKPPVKTAKESLVSALDSFYNDIARIENIGIEKVPQRQDTTTVEPSSLPTEEAKLETDQEPIPVETTVKEKKRKRTRIGISKKHKEVSSMVAKWQKVQQNFENT, from the exons atgaagCGACGTCAAAGAAGGCCTGTTTTAGAACTTAATCAATCGCAATCCGGTTTTCATGGAGAACATTTACAAA ACAAACACAAACATATAAATAGTGATTACCCTGGACAAAACATACCTACAAATCCTCTGGCAAATTTACTTTGTCACTATAATTCAGATAGTGATACTGAAGACTCAAAGAAAGATTGCAAATTAGATGAtcaagttaataatttttttaaa GAAATCCAACTGATTGCACCCAAACAACCAGTCTCAAATGAATCTAGCAATGCTGCCTTAACAACAAATTCTAACACACGCTTAGCACATTATACAAATCAACAAGCACTCA TGTGGAGAGAATGCTTAGATGAATCTTCAGGTTATCCTTACTATTGGCACATTGAGACTAACGAAGTAACCTGGGAAATGCCAGATGAATTACGGTACCTAAAAAACAACATTAAAACAAGCTCTGTTATAAAACCACTTTCAATGCAAGAGTCTCATTGGGTTGATTTCTCATCAGTTACat ATCAACAATCCCATGAAAATATACCAGAAGGTATGATTCCGCGGGAAGTGGTGGCTCGAAATCGTAATAGATATATTTGCAATGAGACTTTGCAGAAGCCAGAATCTCAAACTGATCCAGACACTGCTAACACATCTGATACCATGGATAACGATTCTGATGATGG GAAAATAGAAATGATCACATCCTATGGGAGTGATGAAAGTGATTCAGATACAGTGGATGAGAATCGATCAAAGTACGACATGAAAGAATCATCGGTGAAAAACACAAGTACAACACCAAAATTGAGATGCCCTGAAAAACTTTCTGCATCAACCCCTATAATCCAACCACAGTTACTGACAATTTCTCAGAATACAAATCAGATGTACGAAAACAAAGGTACTGTAGAAGAATCAATGGTAGAATCCGTGGACTCAAAACCATCCGATGATGCAGAGGTTAAGTACTTAATAAATCAAATTAAACAAGATGCTGTTCAAAAGATAGATTATAcggataaaattaataatgataGTCGATTAATGAAAGAATCTGTAATAAAGAAAAGCAGTAATAAACACAGTGTTGATTCCGATGTAGACTTCCGCATTTCTTTAGTGCCTGGTTACGATGAAGATTCAGATGTTGAAGAAGAATCTGAAGATAAACAGGAGAGAAAAGCTCTATTTCCAATTCCTCAACCCAAAGAAACCATAGACAGTATGTTATTAGGTAAAATTGATGGTGATCAAATAGCAGAGAGTAATGACAATGAAGAAATTAATGGCGAAAGGAAAAACGTACAAGAAGATAATGAAGACATTCTAGAAAGGTTAGAATGCAGAGATGATTCAAATACTAAAACAGAGGAGGATACGCAAAAAGGAAACAAATTCGTCGATAACGTACATGGTCGGAATAAATTTTTTCAAAGGAAAAAACGTATTGCATTTGATG TTCCATCTACAAAGATAAAAACAAATAATGATAATGAAACAAGTAAACTGGAAGTGGAGACCCAACGCGAGGAAATAAACTCTTGCGACGAGCATCTTATTGAACCTCAGGTTGATCAGCAAGAAGAACCAAACACTGCGAACGAGAACGTGGAAGAGAATGTTTCAACTTGCAAAGATGAGTCAAATAGTACTGAAGGAGAaacaagtacatcagaaacgaATGGCGAATCCAAAGAAGATGAAGGGGAGGTTAATCTACTATCCCAGAtcatacttgagaaattaaagtTTTTATCAGAAGGAAAACCAGGTGTATCGCCAGTTCAATTGATGTCTATTCAGCTACAA ACATTGTTTGTTGCATGGGAAGCAGGTTGTTTAGAAAAGAATTACTTACGTAGATGGTTGAGTGACACCAGTCACGAATTGGAACGCTTGGAACAAGATGCAGCACCACCTGGATGGCTATGTCAGTGGGATAG GTCGCATAAGCGATATTATTACCAGAACACTGCCACTGGAATTACACAATGGACTTATCCGGATACTGGCATCGCCGGTGGAGCTGAAGAGATGGAAATTTGTTCCACGCCTCCTCCAGCTGAGCAAGAAGATATTATTATACCTG CAGAAGAAGAAGGACTAAGATCAAAGTCAAAGAAATCAGAAGGTGGAGAGACAACAGAGGACATGACGATGCCAAGGAACAGCGACATAGAAGCTCCGCCTCCACCACAAATTTCAAATCCGAGCCCACCTCCACCCCCAAGAATATATGCGGAGGATTTGAAGAGggacaaaaggaaacaagataaGTGCAACGACAAATTGGATAATAAGAGACCACGACTAGGTGAAG AGGGAGCAGCAGTCGCGGAAATAACACAATTAGAAAATTCTGTTGCCCCATCCTCTACCTTACTGTCGCCTCAGCCTGCCAATCTTGCAAACGTAACTAACGCAGAACCCCTGCCACCAGGTGTTGATTTAACAGAAGCACCTTATGAGATACCTGCAACTgccctgaaaagaattatttatgGCGCTGTGCAATCACAAGGTGCTGCGCTCTACGATGCAGCTGCGAGAGATCCGACAGTTCCTATTCTAAGTCATCCAGCGACCATAGTACAAGAACATTATCTTCAATATCCAGCATATCATCAACACTTACACGCT CCAGCGGCCTTAGTACTTCCGCATAAGCACAATGTGCAGCCTGCGATTCAGCTAATACCTGACTACACTCCGATATATACGAATCATAAGGTCATTGAGAAGCCACCAGTTAAAACAGCGAAAGAATCTTTAGTGTCTGCACTAGATTCATTTTACAATGACATTGCGCGAATAGAGAATATCGGAATAGAGAAAGTTCCTCAGAGACAAGATACTACGACTGTGGAACCGTCGTCCTTACCAACAGAGGAAGCCAAATTAGAGACAGACCAAGAACCTATCCCTGTTGAAACTActgtgaaagaaaagaaaaggaaaagg ACAAGGATTGGTATTAGTAAAAAGCATAAAGAAGTCTCTAGTATGGTTGCAAAATGGCAAAAGGTGCAACAGAATTTCGAAAATACGTAA
- the LOC117154494 gene encoding uncharacterized protein LOC117154494 isoform X5 — protein MKRRQRRPVLELNQSQSGFHGEHLQNKHKHINSDYPGQNIPTNPLANLLCHYNSDSDTEDSKKDCKLDDQVNNFFKEIQLIAPKQPVSNESSNAALTTNSNTRLAHYTNQQALMWRECLDESSGYPYYWHIETNEVTWEMPDELRYLKNNIKTSSVIKPLSMQESHWVDFSSVTYQQSHENIPEGMIPREVVARNRNRYICNETLQKPESQTDPDTANTSDTMDNDSDDGKIEMITSYGSDESDSDTVDENRSKYDMKESSVKNTSTTPKLRCPEKLSASTPIIQPQLLTISQNTNQMYENKGTVEESMVESVDSKPSDDAEVKYLINQIKQDAVQKIDYTDKINNDSRLMKESVIKKSSNKHSVDSDVDFRISLVPGYDEDSDVEEESEDKQERKALFPIPQPKETIDSMLLGKIDGDQIAESNDNEEINGERKNVQEDNEDILERLECRDDSNTKTEEDTQKGNKFVDNVHGRNKFFQRKKRIAFDVPSTKIKTNNDNETSKLEVETQREEINSCDEHLIEPQVDQQEEPNTANENVEENVSTCKDESNSTEGETSTSETNGESKEDEGEVNLLSQIILEKLKFLSEGKPGVSPVQLMSIQLQTLFVAWEAGCLEKNYLRRWLSDTSHELERLEQDAAPPGWLCQWDRSHKRYYYQNTATGITQWTYPDTGIAGGAEEMEICSTPPPAEQEDIIIPEEEGLRSKSKKSEGGETTEDMTMPRNSDIEAPPPPQISNPSPPPPPRIYAEDLKRDKRKQDKCNDKLDNKRPRLGEEGAAVAEITQLENSVAPSSTLLSPQPANLANVTNAEPLPPGVDLTEAPYEIPATALKRIIYGAVQSQGAALYDAAARDPTVPILSHPATIVQEHYLQYPAYHQHLHAPAALVLPHKHNVQPAIQLIPDYTPIYTNHKVIEKPPVKTAKESLVSALDSFYNDIARIENIGIEKVPQRQDTTTVEPSSLPTEEAKLETDQEPIPVETTVKEKKRKRTRIGISKKHKEVSSMVAKWQKVQQNFENT, from the exons atgaagCGACGTCAAAGAAGGCCTGTTTTAGAACTTAATCAATCGCAATCCGGTTTTCATGGAGAACATTTACAAA ACAAACACAAACATATAAATAGTGATTACCCTGGACAAAACATACCTACAAATCCTCTGGCAAATTTACTTTGTCACTATAATTCAGATAGTGATACTGAAGACTCAAAGAAAGATTGCAAATTAGATGAtcaagttaataatttttttaaa GAAATCCAACTGATTGCACCCAAACAACCAGTCTCAAATGAATCTAGCAATGCTGCCTTAACAACAAATTCTAACACACGCTTAGCACATTATACAAATCAACAAGCACTCA TGTGGAGAGAATGCTTAGATGAATCTTCAGGTTATCCTTACTATTGGCACATTGAGACTAACGAAGTAACCTGGGAAATGCCAGATGAATTACGGTACCTAAAAAACAACATTAAAACAAGCTCTGTTATAAAACCACTTTCAATGCAAGAGTCTCATTGGGTTGATTTCTCATCAGTTACat ATCAACAATCCCATGAAAATATACCAGAAGGTATGATTCCGCGGGAAGTGGTGGCTCGAAATCGTAATAGATATATTTGCAATGAGACTTTGCAGAAGCCAGAATCTCAAACTGATCCAGACACTGCTAACACATCTGATACCATGGATAACGATTCTGATGATGG GAAAATAGAAATGATCACATCCTATGGGAGTGATGAAAGTGATTCAGATACAGTGGATGAGAATCGATCAAAGTACGACATGAAAGAATCATCGGTGAAAAACACAAGTACAACACCAAAATTGAGATGCCCTGAAAAACTTTCTGCATCAACCCCTATAATCCAACCACAGTTACTGACAATTTCTCAGAATACAAATCAGATGTACGAAAACAAAGGTACTGTAGAAGAATCAATGGTAGAATCCGTGGACTCAAAACCATCCGATGATGCAGAGGTTAAGTACTTAATAAATCAAATTAAACAAGATGCTGTTCAAAAGATAGATTATAcggataaaattaataatgataGTCGATTAATGAAAGAATCTGTAATAAAGAAAAGCAGTAATAAACACAGTGTTGATTCCGATGTAGACTTCCGCATTTCTTTAGTGCCTGGTTACGATGAAGATTCAGATGTTGAAGAAGAATCTGAAGATAAACAGGAGAGAAAAGCTCTATTTCCAATTCCTCAACCCAAAGAAACCATAGACAGTATGTTATTAGGTAAAATTGATGGTGATCAAATAGCAGAGAGTAATGACAATGAAGAAATTAATGGCGAAAGGAAAAACGTACAAGAAGATAATGAAGACATTCTAGAAAGGTTAGAATGCAGAGATGATTCAAATACTAAAACAGAGGAGGATACGCAAAAAGGAAACAAATTCGTCGATAACGTACATGGTCGGAATAAATTTTTTCAAAGGAAAAAACGTATTGCATTTGATG TTCCATCTACAAAGATAAAAACAAATAATGATAATGAAACAAGTAAACTGGAAGTGGAGACCCAACGCGAGGAAATAAACTCTTGCGACGAGCATCTTATTGAACCTCAGGTTGATCAGCAAGAAGAACCAAACACTGCGAACGAGAACGTGGAAGAGAATGTTTCAACTTGCAAAGATGAGTCAAATAGTACTGAAGGAGAaacaagtacatcagaaacgaATGGCGAATCCAAAGAAGATGAAGGGGAGGTTAATCTACTATCCCAGAtcatacttgagaaattaaagtTTTTATCAGAAGGAAAACCAGGTGTATCGCCAGTTCAATTGATGTCTATTCAGCTACAA ACATTGTTTGTTGCATGGGAAGCAGGTTGTTTAGAAAAGAATTACTTACGTAGATGGTTGAGTGACACCAGTCACGAATTGGAACGCTTGGAACAAGATGCAGCACCACCTGGATGGCTATGTCAGTGGGATAG GTCGCATAAGCGATATTATTACCAGAACACTGCCACTGGAATTACACAATGGACTTATCCGGATACTGGCATCGCCGGTGGAGCTGAAGAGATGGAAATTTGTTCCACGCCTCCTCCAGCTGAGCAAGAAGATATTATTATACCTG AAGAAGAAGGACTAAGATCAAAGTCAAAGAAATCAGAAGGTGGAGAGACAACAGAGGACATGACGATGCCAAGGAACAGCGACATAGAAGCTCCGCCTCCACCACAAATTTCAAATCCGAGCCCACCTCCACCCCCAAGAATATATGCGGAGGATTTGAAGAGggacaaaaggaaacaagataaGTGCAACGACAAATTGGATAATAAGAGACCACGACTAGGTGAAG AGGGAGCAGCAGTCGCGGAAATAACACAATTAGAAAATTCTGTTGCCCCATCCTCTACCTTACTGTCGCCTCAGCCTGCCAATCTTGCAAACGTAACTAACGCAGAACCCCTGCCACCAGGTGTTGATTTAACAGAAGCACCTTATGAGATACCTGCAACTgccctgaaaagaattatttatgGCGCTGTGCAATCACAAGGTGCTGCGCTCTACGATGCAGCTGCGAGAGATCCGACAGTTCCTATTCTAAGTCATCCAGCGACCATAGTACAAGAACATTATCTTCAATATCCAGCATATCATCAACACTTACACGCT CCAGCGGCCTTAGTACTTCCGCATAAGCACAATGTGCAGCCTGCGATTCAGCTAATACCTGACTACACTCCGATATATACGAATCATAAGGTCATTGAGAAGCCACCAGTTAAAACAGCGAAAGAATCTTTAGTGTCTGCACTAGATTCATTTTACAATGACATTGCGCGAATAGAGAATATCGGAATAGAGAAAGTTCCTCAGAGACAAGATACTACGACTGTGGAACCGTCGTCCTTACCAACAGAGGAAGCCAAATTAGAGACAGACCAAGAACCTATCCCTGTTGAAACTActgtgaaagaaaagaaaaggaaaagg ACAAGGATTGGTATTAGTAAAAAGCATAAAGAAGTCTCTAGTATGGTTGCAAAATGGCAAAAGGTGCAACAGAATTTCGAAAATACGTAA
- the LOC117154494 gene encoding uncharacterized protein LOC117154494 isoform X2 has translation MKRRQRRPVLELNQSQSGFHGEHLQKVHGIREFYIYTVAFYKHKHINSDYPGQNIPTNPLANLLCHYNSDSDTEDSKKDCKLDDQVNNFFKEIQLIAPKQPVSNESSNAALTTNSNTRLAHYTNQQALMWRECLDESSGYPYYWHIETNEVTWEMPDELRYLKNNIKTSSVIKPLSMQESHWVDFSSVTYQQSHENIPEGMIPREVVARNRNRYICNETLQKPESQTDPDTANTSDTMDNDSDDGKIEMITSYGSDESDSDTVDENRSKYDMKESSVKNTSTTPKLRCPEKLSASTPIIQPQLLTISQNTNQMYENKGTVEESMVESVDSKPSDDAEVKYLINQIKQDAVQKIDYTDKINNDSRLMKESVIKKSSNKHSVDSDVDFRISLVPGYDEDSDVEEESEDKQERKALFPIPQPKETIDSMLLGKIDGDQIAESNDNEEINGERKNVQEDNEDILERLECRDDSNTKTEEDTQKGNKFVDNVHGRNKFFQRKKRIAFDVPSTKIKTNNDNETSKLEVETQREEINSCDEHLIEPQVDQQEEPNTANENVEENVSTCKDESNSTEGETSTSETNGESKEDEGEVNLLSQIILEKLKFLSEGKPGVSPVQLMSIQLQTLFVAWEAGCLEKNYLRRWLSDTSHELERLEQDAAPPGWLCQWDRSHKRYYYQNTATGITQWTYPDTGIAGGAEEMEICSTPPPAEQEDIIIPEEEGLRSKSKKSEGGETTEDMTMPRNSDIEAPPPPQISNPSPPPPPRIYAEDLKRDKRKQDKCNDKLDNKRPRLGEEGAAVAEITQLENSVAPSSTLLSPQPANLANVTNAEPLPPGVDLTEAPYEIPATALKRIIYGAVQSQGAALYDAAARDPTVPILSHPATIVQEHYLQYPAYHQHLHAPAALVLPHKHNVQPAIQLIPDYTPIYTNHKVIEKPPVKTAKESLVSALDSFYNDIARIENIGIEKVPQRQDTTTVEPSSLPTEEAKLETDQEPIPVETTVKEKKRKRTRIGISKKHKEVSSMVAKWQKVQQNFENT, from the exons atgaagCGACGTCAAAGAAGGCCTGTTTTAGAACTTAATCAATCGCAATCCGGTTTTCATGGAGAACATTTACAAA AAGTGCATGGCATTagagaattttatatatatacagtagCATTCT ACAAACACAAACATATAAATAGTGATTACCCTGGACAAAACATACCTACAAATCCTCTGGCAAATTTACTTTGTCACTATAATTCAGATAGTGATACTGAAGACTCAAAGAAAGATTGCAAATTAGATGAtcaagttaataatttttttaaa GAAATCCAACTGATTGCACCCAAACAACCAGTCTCAAATGAATCTAGCAATGCTGCCTTAACAACAAATTCTAACACACGCTTAGCACATTATACAAATCAACAAGCACTCA TGTGGAGAGAATGCTTAGATGAATCTTCAGGTTATCCTTACTATTGGCACATTGAGACTAACGAAGTAACCTGGGAAATGCCAGATGAATTACGGTACCTAAAAAACAACATTAAAACAAGCTCTGTTATAAAACCACTTTCAATGCAAGAGTCTCATTGGGTTGATTTCTCATCAGTTACat ATCAACAATCCCATGAAAATATACCAGAAGGTATGATTCCGCGGGAAGTGGTGGCTCGAAATCGTAATAGATATATTTGCAATGAGACTTTGCAGAAGCCAGAATCTCAAACTGATCCAGACACTGCTAACACATCTGATACCATGGATAACGATTCTGATGATGG GAAAATAGAAATGATCACATCCTATGGGAGTGATGAAAGTGATTCAGATACAGTGGATGAGAATCGATCAAAGTACGACATGAAAGAATCATCGGTGAAAAACACAAGTACAACACCAAAATTGAGATGCCCTGAAAAACTTTCTGCATCAACCCCTATAATCCAACCACAGTTACTGACAATTTCTCAGAATACAAATCAGATGTACGAAAACAAAGGTACTGTAGAAGAATCAATGGTAGAATCCGTGGACTCAAAACCATCCGATGATGCAGAGGTTAAGTACTTAATAAATCAAATTAAACAAGATGCTGTTCAAAAGATAGATTATAcggataaaattaataatgataGTCGATTAATGAAAGAATCTGTAATAAAGAAAAGCAGTAATAAACACAGTGTTGATTCCGATGTAGACTTCCGCATTTCTTTAGTGCCTGGTTACGATGAAGATTCAGATGTTGAAGAAGAATCTGAAGATAAACAGGAGAGAAAAGCTCTATTTCCAATTCCTCAACCCAAAGAAACCATAGACAGTATGTTATTAGGTAAAATTGATGGTGATCAAATAGCAGAGAGTAATGACAATGAAGAAATTAATGGCGAAAGGAAAAACGTACAAGAAGATAATGAAGACATTCTAGAAAGGTTAGAATGCAGAGATGATTCAAATACTAAAACAGAGGAGGATACGCAAAAAGGAAACAAATTCGTCGATAACGTACATGGTCGGAATAAATTTTTTCAAAGGAAAAAACGTATTGCATTTGATG TTCCATCTACAAAGATAAAAACAAATAATGATAATGAAACAAGTAAACTGGAAGTGGAGACCCAACGCGAGGAAATAAACTCTTGCGACGAGCATCTTATTGAACCTCAGGTTGATCAGCAAGAAGAACCAAACACTGCGAACGAGAACGTGGAAGAGAATGTTTCAACTTGCAAAGATGAGTCAAATAGTACTGAAGGAGAaacaagtacatcagaaacgaATGGCGAATCCAAAGAAGATGAAGGGGAGGTTAATCTACTATCCCAGAtcatacttgagaaattaaagtTTTTATCAGAAGGAAAACCAGGTGTATCGCCAGTTCAATTGATGTCTATTCAGCTACAA ACATTGTTTGTTGCATGGGAAGCAGGTTGTTTAGAAAAGAATTACTTACGTAGATGGTTGAGTGACACCAGTCACGAATTGGAACGCTTGGAACAAGATGCAGCACCACCTGGATGGCTATGTCAGTGGGATAG GTCGCATAAGCGATATTATTACCAGAACACTGCCACTGGAATTACACAATGGACTTATCCGGATACTGGCATCGCCGGTGGAGCTGAAGAGATGGAAATTTGTTCCACGCCTCCTCCAGCTGAGCAAGAAGATATTATTATACCTG AAGAAGAAGGACTAAGATCAAAGTCAAAGAAATCAGAAGGTGGAGAGACAACAGAGGACATGACGATGCCAAGGAACAGCGACATAGAAGCTCCGCCTCCACCACAAATTTCAAATCCGAGCCCACCTCCACCCCCAAGAATATATGCGGAGGATTTGAAGAGggacaaaaggaaacaagataaGTGCAACGACAAATTGGATAATAAGAGACCACGACTAGGTGAAG AGGGAGCAGCAGTCGCGGAAATAACACAATTAGAAAATTCTGTTGCCCCATCCTCTACCTTACTGTCGCCTCAGCCTGCCAATCTTGCAAACGTAACTAACGCAGAACCCCTGCCACCAGGTGTTGATTTAACAGAAGCACCTTATGAGATACCTGCAACTgccctgaaaagaattatttatgGCGCTGTGCAATCACAAGGTGCTGCGCTCTACGATGCAGCTGCGAGAGATCCGACAGTTCCTATTCTAAGTCATCCAGCGACCATAGTACAAGAACATTATCTTCAATATCCAGCATATCATCAACACTTACACGCT CCAGCGGCCTTAGTACTTCCGCATAAGCACAATGTGCAGCCTGCGATTCAGCTAATACCTGACTACACTCCGATATATACGAATCATAAGGTCATTGAGAAGCCACCAGTTAAAACAGCGAAAGAATCTTTAGTGTCTGCACTAGATTCATTTTACAATGACATTGCGCGAATAGAGAATATCGGAATAGAGAAAGTTCCTCAGAGACAAGATACTACGACTGTGGAACCGTCGTCCTTACCAACAGAGGAAGCCAAATTAGAGACAGACCAAGAACCTATCCCTGTTGAAACTActgtgaaagaaaagaaaaggaaaagg ACAAGGATTGGTATTAGTAAAAAGCATAAAGAAGTCTCTAGTATGGTTGCAAAATGGCAAAAGGTGCAACAGAATTTCGAAAATACGTAA